The following proteins come from a genomic window of Paramicrobacterium humi:
- a CDS encoding mycoredoxin codes for MDYTPDAGTITMFSTPWCGYCKRLKAQLTSAGIGYTEINIEETPGTAELVESLNNGNQTVPTVIFPDGSAATNPSLAHVKQALGA; via the coding sequence ATGGACTACACACCGGACGCAGGAACGATCACGATGTTCAGCACCCCGTGGTGCGGATACTGCAAGCGGCTGAAGGCGCAGCTCACGAGTGCGGGCATCGGCTACACGGAGATCAACATCGAAGAGACGCCGGGCACGGCGGAGCTCGTGGAGAGCCTCAACAACGGCAACCAGACGGTGCCGACGGTGATCTTCCCCGACGGCAGCGCCGCCACGAACCCGTCGCTCGCGCACGTGAAGCAGGCGCTCGGCGCCTGA
- a CDS encoding 6-phosphofructokinase, whose translation MRIGVLTSGGDCPGLNAVIRGAVLKGTKIHNQEFIGIRDGWKGVVEGLTMPLDRHSVRGLSKQGGTILGTSRTNPFEGPHGGPDNVQATLDRIGVDALIAIGGEGTLAAAKRLTDAGLKIVGVPKTIDNDLDATDYSFGFDTAVEIATEAIDRLRTTGESHKRCMVVEVMGRHVGWIALHAGMAAGAHAILIPEQPQSMDQIVQWVKSVADRGRAPVVVVSEGFTLDTMEAPHSEKGLDAFNRPRLGGIADVLAPEIEARTGIESRATVLGHLQRGGVPSAYDRVLATRLGMAAIDSVMDGGWGTMLALNGTEIVHVPFEDALGGLKTVPQHRYDEAAVLFG comes from the coding sequence ATGCGAATCGGCGTACTGACCAGCGGCGGAGACTGTCCCGGACTCAACGCTGTCATCCGTGGTGCGGTGCTCAAGGGCACGAAGATCCACAATCAGGAGTTCATCGGCATCCGCGACGGCTGGAAGGGCGTGGTCGAGGGGCTCACGATGCCGCTCGATCGCCACAGCGTGCGCGGCCTGAGTAAGCAGGGTGGGACGATCCTCGGCACGAGTCGGACGAACCCGTTCGAAGGCCCCCACGGCGGCCCGGACAACGTGCAGGCGACGCTTGACCGCATCGGCGTCGACGCGCTCATCGCCATCGGCGGTGAAGGCACCCTCGCTGCCGCGAAGCGGCTCACCGACGCCGGTCTCAAGATCGTCGGCGTGCCGAAGACCATCGACAACGACCTCGATGCCACCGACTACTCGTTCGGATTCGACACGGCCGTGGAGATCGCCACGGAGGCGATCGACCGGCTGCGCACGACGGGAGAGTCGCACAAGCGCTGCATGGTCGTCGAGGTCATGGGGCGGCACGTCGGCTGGATCGCGCTGCACGCCGGAATGGCGGCAGGGGCCCACGCGATCCTCATTCCCGAGCAGCCGCAGTCGATGGACCAGATCGTGCAGTGGGTGAAGAGCGTCGCCGACCGCGGTCGCGCACCCGTCGTCGTCGTGTCGGAGGGATTCACTCTCGACACCATGGAGGCCCCGCACTCCGAGAAGGGGCTCGACGCGTTCAACCGCCCGCGGCTCGGCGGCATCGCCGACGTTCTCGCTCCCGAGATCGAGGCGCGCACGGGCATCGAGTCCCGCGCCACGGTACTCGGGCACCTGCAGCGCGGCGGCGTGCCGAGCGCCTATGACCGCGTCCTCGCGACGCGCCTAGGAATGGCGGCCATCGATTCCGTCATGGACGGCGGCTGGGGCACGATGCTCGCCCTCAACGGCACCGAGATCGTGCACGTCCCGTTCGAGGACGCGCTCGGCGGACTGAAGACGGTGCCGCAGCACCGGTACGACGAGGCCGCGGTGCTGTTCGGCTGA
- a CDS encoding S9 family peptidase, with protein sequence MTEIPHAAQRPFTREHHGDTFSDPYAWLSEQEDPAVRDYLEAENAYTREQTAHLAGLRRRLFEEIKTHTKETDLSVPVREGQWWYYARTAEGKQYASHMRAPAHDWTPPNPDAAEQIPGEMLVLDDNAEAKGHSFYRLGSFDVSRDGTRLLYAVDTTGDERYLLRVRDLSTGQNLTDEIPGTFSGAVFSPDGEWIFYTTVDESWRPDTVWRHRVGTVASDDQVVLHEPDEKFWVGAGVTRSGRYIALAIGSNITSEWQLIDAQTPDAAPVVVWPRREGVEYEVEHAVVDGEDVLLVLHNSDAPGFRLDAVPAARLSDPAATWSVLPHDPVRRLESVEAFRDRLTVEYREDGLTRIGTIELAASAGLRDATIAPVRFEEPLYTVGFGGNPEWEQPTLRLSFTSFVTPSTVFELEPVTGALSVLKRQPVLGGYDPALYEQSREWAIADDGARVPVSIVRRREAASGPLLLYGYGSYEASMDPSFSIARLSLLDRGVTFAIAHVRGGGELGRYWYEDGKLLRKKNSFTDFVACARHLIEQGRTSPDRLVAEGGSAGGLLMGAVANLAPELFAGIHAAVPFVDALTTILNPELPLTVIEWDEWGDPLHEADVYAYMKSYSPYENVREGVRYPRILATTSLNDTRVLYAEPAKWTARLRDVGAPVLLRTEMHAGHGGVSGRYAAWEERAWEMAWILDVLGLAATEPA encoded by the coding sequence ATGACCGAGATTCCCCACGCCGCGCAGCGTCCGTTCACGCGCGAGCACCACGGCGACACGTTCTCCGACCCCTACGCGTGGCTGAGCGAGCAGGAGGACCCCGCGGTGCGGGACTACCTCGAGGCCGAAAACGCGTACACGCGCGAGCAGACCGCCCACCTCGCCGGGCTGCGGCGGCGACTGTTCGAGGAGATCAAGACGCACACGAAGGAGACCGACCTCTCGGTGCCCGTGCGCGAGGGCCAGTGGTGGTACTACGCGCGCACCGCGGAAGGCAAGCAGTACGCGAGCCACATGCGCGCGCCCGCCCACGACTGGACTCCCCCGAATCCGGATGCCGCCGAGCAGATCCCCGGCGAGATGCTCGTTCTCGACGACAACGCCGAGGCGAAGGGGCACTCGTTCTACCGTCTGGGCTCGTTCGATGTGAGCCGAGACGGCACACGGCTGCTGTACGCCGTCGATACGACCGGCGACGAGCGCTACCTGCTGCGCGTGCGCGACCTCAGCACGGGCCAGAACCTGACCGACGAGATTCCGGGCACGTTCTCGGGCGCCGTGTTCTCCCCCGACGGCGAGTGGATCTTCTACACGACGGTGGACGAGTCGTGGCGTCCCGACACCGTGTGGCGGCACCGCGTCGGCACGGTGGCATCCGACGACCAGGTGGTGCTGCATGAGCCCGACGAGAAGTTCTGGGTCGGCGCGGGCGTCACCCGCAGCGGACGCTACATCGCGCTCGCGATCGGCTCCAACATCACGAGCGAGTGGCAGCTGATCGATGCGCAGACGCCGGATGCCGCTCCCGTCGTCGTGTGGCCACGGCGCGAGGGCGTCGAGTACGAGGTCGAGCACGCCGTCGTCGACGGCGAGGACGTGCTGCTCGTGCTGCACAACAGCGATGCTCCGGGATTCCGGCTCGACGCGGTGCCCGCGGCGCGACTCTCCGATCCCGCGGCGACCTGGAGCGTGCTCCCGCACGATCCCGTGCGTCGGCTGGAGAGCGTGGAGGCGTTCCGCGATCGACTCACCGTCGAGTACCGCGAGGACGGCCTCACCCGCATCGGCACGATCGAGCTCGCCGCATCCGCAGGCCTGCGCGATGCGACCATCGCTCCCGTGCGCTTCGAGGAGCCGCTGTACACGGTGGGTTTCGGCGGCAATCCCGAGTGGGAGCAGCCCACGCTGCGGCTCAGCTTCACGTCGTTCGTGACGCCGTCGACAGTGTTCGAGCTCGAGCCGGTGACGGGCGCGCTGAGCGTGCTCAAGCGGCAGCCCGTTCTCGGCGGCTACGACCCGGCGCTCTACGAGCAGAGCCGGGAGTGGGCGATCGCCGACGACGGGGCGCGCGTGCCCGTCTCGATCGTGCGACGGCGCGAAGCGGCATCCGGCCCCCTGCTGCTCTACGGCTACGGCTCGTACGAGGCGAGCATGGATCCGTCGTTCTCGATCGCGCGGCTCTCGCTCTTGGATCGCGGTGTGACCTTCGCGATCGCGCACGTTCGCGGCGGCGGCGAGCTCGGCCGGTACTGGTACGAAGACGGCAAGCTGCTGCGGAAGAAGAACTCGTTCACCGACTTCGTCGCGTGCGCGCGGCATCTGATCGAGCAGGGCCGCACGAGTCCCGACCGGCTCGTCGCGGAGGGCGGCAGCGCGGGCGGCCTGCTCATGGGCGCCGTGGCGAACCTCGCGCCGGAGCTGTTCGCGGGCATCCACGCGGCCGTTCCGTTCGTCGACGCCCTCACGACGATCCTCAACCCGGAGCTTCCGCTCACGGTCATCGAGTGGGACGAGTGGGGCGACCCGCTGCACGAGGCCGACGTGTACGCGTACATGAAGTCGTACTCGCCGTACGAGAACGTGCGGGAGGGAGTGCGGTATCCGCGCATCCTCGCCACGACGAGTCTCAACGACACGCGCGTGCTGTACGCCGAACCGGCGAAGTGGACGGCCCGGCTGCGCGATGTCGGCGCTCCCGTGCTGCTGCGCACCGAGATGCACGCCGGGCACGGCGGCGTCAGCGGGCGGTACGCCGCGTGGGAGGAGCGGGCGTGGGAGATGGCCTGGATCCTCGACGTGCTCGGCCTCGCCGCGACCGAGCCCGCCTGA